One genomic region from Epinephelus moara isolate mb chromosome 8, YSFRI_EMoa_1.0, whole genome shotgun sequence encodes:
- the rnf34a gene encoding E3 ubiquitin-protein ligase RNF34a isoform X2, translated as MKAGASSMWASCCGLLNEVMGTGAVRGQQPGFGAGAGPFRFAPSAGYSTYPPTSSGSPSLVCKACGQAFSVFRRKYICCDCKKSFCSLCSVLQENLRICATCHLLKATAFQRPRLMRLRVRDLRQYLLLRNIPTDTCREKEDLVDLVLCHQGIEEEDDHDTGSLHSRSLYTPTPSTTQSASELSAFVASQEEQLSRSDSSDTNQDIGDATSVSLLNLDPSEHTPEVSPQTRRRARASLSDISSLRDIEGLSVRQLKEILARNFVNYSGCCEKWELVERVSRLYRETEENRKSLENVSSTVTTDGEKGPLTIHDDNLCRICMDAMIDCVLLECGHMVTCTKCGKRMNECPICRQYVVRAVHVFKS; from the exons GCAGGGGCCTCGTCCATGTGGGCTTCATGCTGTGGTCTGCTGAATGAAGTCATGGGTACTGGGGCCGTCAGAGGCCAGCAGCCAGGGTTCGGAGCCGGTGCTGGACCCTTCAGATTTGCCCCCAGTGCGGGATACTCCACATACCCCCCCACCAGCTCAGGGAGTCCCAGTCTTGTATGCAAGGCCTGTGGTCAGGCCTTCTCAGTCTTCAGGAGGAAG TATATTTGCTGCGACTGCAAGAAGAGCTTCTGCTCATTGTGCTCCGTGCTTCAGGAGAATCTGCGCATTTGTGCCACATGTCATTTGCTGAAGGCAACAGCTTTTCAGCGGCCACGGCTCATGCGCCTACGAGTCAGGGACCTGCGTCAGTACTTGTTGCTCCGTAACATCCCCACCGATACCTGCAGGGAAAAAGAAGATCTGGTGGACTTGGTGCTTTGTCACCAAGGCATTGAGGAAGAGGACGACCATGACACGGGCAGCCTCCACTCGCGTTCCCTGTATACGCCGACCCCTTCCACCACACAATCAGCCTCAGAGCTGTCTGCTTTTGTCGCCTCTCAGGAGGAGCAGCTCAGCAGGAGTGATAGCTCTGATACCAACCAG GATATTGGCGATGCCACATCTGTGTCTCTCTTAAACCTGGACCCCAGTGAACACACTCCTGAG GTCAGTCCTCAGACGCGACGTCGGGCCAGGGCTTCTCTCTCGGACATCTCCAGCTTGAGGGACATCGAGGGCCTGTCTGTCAGGCAGCTGAAGGAGATCCTGGCCAGGAACTTTGTAAACTATTCAGGGTGCTGTGAGAAGTGGGAGCTGGTGGAGCGTGTCAGCAGACTGTACAGGGAGACGGAGGAGAACAGGAAATCAT TGGAAAATGTGAGCAGTACTGTAACCACAG acGGCGAGAAGGGTCCGCTGACGATCCACGACGACAACCTCTGCAGAATCTGCATGGACGCTATGATTGACTGCGTTCTCCTGGAGTGCGGTCACATGGTCACCTGCACCAAGTGCGGGAAGAGGATGAACGAGTGCCCGATCTGCAGGCAGTACGTCGTGAGGGCCGTGCATGTATTCAAGTCCTAA
- the rnf34a gene encoding E3 ubiquitin-protein ligase RNF34a isoform X3 yields MWASCCGLLNEVMGTGAVRGQQPGFGAGAGPFRFAPSAGYSTYPPTSSGSPSLVCKACGQAFSVFRRKYICCDCKKSFCSLCSVLQENLRICATCHLLKATAFQRPRLMRLRVRDLRQYLLLRNIPTDTCREKEDLVDLVLCHQGIEEEDDHDTGSLHSRSLYTPTPSTTQSASELSAFVASQEEQLSRSDSSDTNQDIGDATSVSLLNLDPSEHTPEVSPQTRRRARASLSDISSLRDIEGLSVRQLKEILARNFVNYSGCCEKWELVERVSRLYRETEENRKSLENVSSTVTTDGEKGPLTIHDDNLCRICMDAMIDCVLLECGHMVTCTKCGKRMNECPICRQYVVRAVHVFKS; encoded by the exons ATGTGGGCTTCATGCTGTGGTCTGCTGAATGAAGTCATGGGTACTGGGGCCGTCAGAGGCCAGCAGCCAGGGTTCGGAGCCGGTGCTGGACCCTTCAGATTTGCCCCCAGTGCGGGATACTCCACATACCCCCCCACCAGCTCAGGGAGTCCCAGTCTTGTATGCAAGGCCTGTGGTCAGGCCTTCTCAGTCTTCAGGAGGAAG TATATTTGCTGCGACTGCAAGAAGAGCTTCTGCTCATTGTGCTCCGTGCTTCAGGAGAATCTGCGCATTTGTGCCACATGTCATTTGCTGAAGGCAACAGCTTTTCAGCGGCCACGGCTCATGCGCCTACGAGTCAGGGACCTGCGTCAGTACTTGTTGCTCCGTAACATCCCCACCGATACCTGCAGGGAAAAAGAAGATCTGGTGGACTTGGTGCTTTGTCACCAAGGCATTGAGGAAGAGGACGACCATGACACGGGCAGCCTCCACTCGCGTTCCCTGTATACGCCGACCCCTTCCACCACACAATCAGCCTCAGAGCTGTCTGCTTTTGTCGCCTCTCAGGAGGAGCAGCTCAGCAGGAGTGATAGCTCTGATACCAACCAG GATATTGGCGATGCCACATCTGTGTCTCTCTTAAACCTGGACCCCAGTGAACACACTCCTGAG GTCAGTCCTCAGACGCGACGTCGGGCCAGGGCTTCTCTCTCGGACATCTCCAGCTTGAGGGACATCGAGGGCCTGTCTGTCAGGCAGCTGAAGGAGATCCTGGCCAGGAACTTTGTAAACTATTCAGGGTGCTGTGAGAAGTGGGAGCTGGTGGAGCGTGTCAGCAGACTGTACAGGGAGACGGAGGAGAACAGGAAATCAT TGGAAAATGTGAGCAGTACTGTAACCACAG acGGCGAGAAGGGTCCGCTGACGATCCACGACGACAACCTCTGCAGAATCTGCATGGACGCTATGATTGACTGCGTTCTCCTGGAGTGCGGTCACATGGTCACCTGCACCAAGTGCGGGAAGAGGATGAACGAGTGCCCGATCTGCAGGCAGTACGTCGTGAGGGCCGTGCATGTATTCAAGTCCTAA
- the rnf34a gene encoding E3 ubiquitin-protein ligase RNF34a isoform X1: MKAGASSMWASCCGLLNEVMGTGAVRGQQPGFGAGAGPFRFAPSAGYSTYPPTSSGSPSLVCKACGQAFSVFRRKYICCDCKKSFCSLCSVLQENLRICATCHLLKATAFQRPRLMRLRVRDLRQYLLLRNIPTDTCREKEDLVDLVLCHQGIEEEDDHDTGSLHSRSLYTPTPSTTQSASELSAFVASQEEQLSRSDSSDTNQDIGDATSVSLLNLDPSEHTPEVSPQTRRRARASLSDISSLRDIEGLSVRQLKEILARNFVNYSGCCEKWELVERVSRLYRETEENRKSLENVSSTVTTVVAFPPPICNGAIGDGEKGPLTIHDDNLCRICMDAMIDCVLLECGHMVTCTKCGKRMNECPICRQYVVRAVHVFKS, translated from the exons GCAGGGGCCTCGTCCATGTGGGCTTCATGCTGTGGTCTGCTGAATGAAGTCATGGGTACTGGGGCCGTCAGAGGCCAGCAGCCAGGGTTCGGAGCCGGTGCTGGACCCTTCAGATTTGCCCCCAGTGCGGGATACTCCACATACCCCCCCACCAGCTCAGGGAGTCCCAGTCTTGTATGCAAGGCCTGTGGTCAGGCCTTCTCAGTCTTCAGGAGGAAG TATATTTGCTGCGACTGCAAGAAGAGCTTCTGCTCATTGTGCTCCGTGCTTCAGGAGAATCTGCGCATTTGTGCCACATGTCATTTGCTGAAGGCAACAGCTTTTCAGCGGCCACGGCTCATGCGCCTACGAGTCAGGGACCTGCGTCAGTACTTGTTGCTCCGTAACATCCCCACCGATACCTGCAGGGAAAAAGAAGATCTGGTGGACTTGGTGCTTTGTCACCAAGGCATTGAGGAAGAGGACGACCATGACACGGGCAGCCTCCACTCGCGTTCCCTGTATACGCCGACCCCTTCCACCACACAATCAGCCTCAGAGCTGTCTGCTTTTGTCGCCTCTCAGGAGGAGCAGCTCAGCAGGAGTGATAGCTCTGATACCAACCAG GATATTGGCGATGCCACATCTGTGTCTCTCTTAAACCTGGACCCCAGTGAACACACTCCTGAG GTCAGTCCTCAGACGCGACGTCGGGCCAGGGCTTCTCTCTCGGACATCTCCAGCTTGAGGGACATCGAGGGCCTGTCTGTCAGGCAGCTGAAGGAGATCCTGGCCAGGAACTTTGTAAACTATTCAGGGTGCTGTGAGAAGTGGGAGCTGGTGGAGCGTGTCAGCAGACTGTACAGGGAGACGGAGGAGAACAGGAAATCAT TGGAAAATGTGAGCAGTACTGTAACCACAG TGGTGGCCTTCCCCCCTCCTATCTGCAATGGCGCCATCGGAG acGGCGAGAAGGGTCCGCTGACGATCCACGACGACAACCTCTGCAGAATCTGCATGGACGCTATGATTGACTGCGTTCTCCTGGAGTGCGGTCACATGGTCACCTGCACCAAGTGCGGGAAGAGGATGAACGAGTGCCCGATCTGCAGGCAGTACGTCGTGAGGGCCGTGCATGTATTCAAGTCCTAA